GAAAGGATTATGCGCTCTGCTAATTGTTCTCCAATTTCGTACCCAGTTTTGCCACCAACTCATCAACATCATATGTGGTAATTGCAACAGTCTTCATTGTACATTTAGCTACTACTTTCTTGGATCAAGAATCAAGTTCATctgtttcttattttttttacttcTGCATGTTTAGGGATGCTTGGGACATGGCTGCTGAAATATGCCTTTCTCAGCTTCCAGCTTTAGTTGAGGACCCTAATGCAGAGTTTCAGGTCTTAACAGTTGATTTGTTTTCTGTATgcattgtatgttatgtttatgcCAGGTGGTAATTGAAAATTTGAGCACGTCTGCTTGGAAGTTTTTGTTTAATGACTAAAGAATATGCCACCCTTACACAATGTTTTGATTGCTGTTCTCTCCAGCCCAGTCCTTTTTTTACAGAGCAGTTGACTGCTTTTGAGGTCTGGCTTGATCATGGATCAGAATATAAAAAGCCACCTGAACAGTTACCAATTGTTCTTCAGGTGGGGATTACTCTATGTTCCTAGTCAATTATTTCTCAACCTCTGATGAATTTCTGGATGTAACTCATGTCAAgagtttcatttatttttttgatgTTAGTCTTAGAGATTGTTGGTACTGGATGAGTTTATGCTGTATTAAACAAGTTCACTGACTAATACATTTGAACaattttgataatattattAGTATTGGTGGTGCATTTTAATGGAAGAAGATTAGTCTTCAAGGAAATGGTTGAAAATAACTACTCGTGACATTTGAGGGCCAAGTTGATGAGATAGTCTCTGTGGAATATGCCTTCTGAAGAACCAAAAGTAACCACATTTTGTGGTCTTTCTTGGCTTACAGTTAAACTCCGCTGTTTAATAATTTTTTGCCAACGAAATTCACCGATTCTTTTCTGTTGCTTCTTTCAATCATTGCCATTCTTATTTGATACTTTATTTTGTTAAGTTTTGAAAACCTGTtgacttttattttatttgtttatttatgaTTCCTCAGGTTTTACTTAGCCAATGTCATAGATTTCGGGCATTGGTTCTTCTTGGTAGATTTTTGGACATGGGGCCTTGGGCTGTGGATCTGGTATTTCTTACTGGCTTTGTGGTTGATTATTATGTTAACTAGTAACTGGTATGCCTACCTTGGAACAATTACATCTTTGCCTACCTTGGAATAATTACATCTTTGCCTACCTACCTCTTTCAGGCATTATCTGTGGGGATATTTCCTTATGTGTTAAAGCTTCTGGCGACAACCACCCCGGAACTGCGTCAAATTCTTGTGTTCATTTGGACAAAGATTCTTGCACTCGATAAGGTGCCATATGCCCGTAtctcttttcctttttcttctatctctctctctctctccctcTCTTTTGAGATATTTGATTCAAAACTTTTGTAAACTATCGGGATTCATCCCTCATACTTACGACAACACTGACAAAAAGTAAATTTAGATGATGAGTCCTTTTGTAATTGCAGACTCCAGCAATGACCATAATAGTTTCAACTGAACTACTTTTGGAATTGGGCTGACAAATCAAACACAATTCTTAGACTTGCCATTTCTATTTGATTTGTCCATGTTTAGTGTAACATTATGTTGAAAGAACACTCACAATACGTAGTTCACTTTTGGATATCCAGGCTTACTATCTTTTTGTTTATGTACTTCACTTTTATTGGAATTCAAGGATGCTGAACTATTGCGGTAACTTCCTGTCTCTATAGTCTTGTCAGGTTGATCTCGTGAAGGATGGTGGGCATACATATTTCATTAAGTTTCTTGACAGCGTGGAAGCTTATCCAGAGCAACGAGCGATGGCTGCATTTGTTTTGGCTGTCATTGTAGATGGTCACAGGCGGGGTCAGGAAGTATGCATTGAAGCTGGTCTCATACATGTCTGTCTAAAAAATCTTCAAAGCTCCTCACCAAATGAGGCACAAACTGAACCTCTATTTCTTCAATGGATATGTTTGTGCCTTGGTAAGTTGTGGGAAGATTTTTTGGAGGCTCAAATAATAGGTTTGCAGGCTGATGCTCTTGCTGTTGTTGAACCTCTACTTTCAGAGCCGCAACCTGAGGTTTGTCACTTTCTTAACTGCATGGTTTATTTGCACGCATGTCATTAAATTTCTGATGCGTCAAGCCATAAAAAAAAAGTGCACTTTCCAATGCCTAGTTTGATGAGCATATTTTAAATGTGAAAGTACATTTATTTAGGTTCGGGCGGCAGCAGTTTTTTCTCTGggaactttacttgattttggatttgatgcATCAAGAGATGGTCTTGAAGATGAAAATTGTGATGATGATGAAAAAATTAAGGCCGAAGCCGGTATTGTTAAGAGCCTGTTGAGCGTTGTTTCTGATGGAAGCCCACTGGTGCGAGCTGAAGTTGCTGTGGGTATGTACATTTTTAATGCTTGTGCTAACCTGTGAATTTCCCCATTAAAAATTTCTTCAAATTCCTGGTCATTAAATCCTTTTCAGTAACTTTTATCTAAATCATCAGAAAATTTCATTAGATTATTGTTTTGAACTGCGGTGAATTTTTTTTCCCTGTAAACAGCTCTGGCTCGTTTCTCCTTTGGTCACAACAAACATATTAAGTCAGTTGCTGCTGCTTATTGGAAGCCCCAATCCAACTCTGTGCTCACAACTCTACCTTCTTTCGCAATCAATGGTTCTGGTAGTGGATACACATCTCTGGTTCATTACATGGCACATGGAAGCAGAGTTCCAACGCCAGTTGGTCCTTTATTGCGTGTTGGAAATGATAGTCAGGCGGTTACTCGTGATGGGAGAGTGTCCTCCGGTAGTCCTCTCGCTACCTCTGGAATAATGCATGGATCTCCACTTTCCGATGATTCTTCACAGCATTCTGATTCTGGTGCCTTAAATGACTTTGTTAGCAATGGAGTTGTTAACCATTCAAGGCGAAGGCCACTAGATAATTCATTATATTCTCAATGTGTATTAGCTATGTGTACTCTAGCGAAAGATCCATCACCGCGTGTTGCCAGTCTTGGGAGAAGAGTATTATCCATTATTGGCATTGAACAAGTGGTGACAAAATCGGTTAAAACTACTGGTGGAAGTGCTCATCCCAATGAATTATCTACAACTGCAAGCACTAGTCTTTCTGGACTGGCTCGTTCCTCATCTTGGTTCGAACTGAACGGTGGTAAGATGATTATTCTTGGTGGTTTGTGGCGTGATTGTTGGAATTTGGTTCGTTACATCTTTAAATCTTGCTGTTTAAACCCTAGTATATTGCTGCCTTTATGTGTGCTGgaattgtcttttttttttctgtttccTCTGCAATCGAGCCCTTGTCCTCTCATTGGagcaatttatttttttaactatTTTACTAATTTCGCGTAGGAGGCCGTCTGCCATTGACATTTAGAACCCCTCCAGTTAGTCCTCCCAGACCAAGCTACATGACAGGAATACGGAGAGTCAGCTCCTTGGATTTTAGGCCACATCTAATGAATCCTCCAGACTCAGGACTTGCTGATTCACTATTAGGTTCTTCTGGACTATCTGGAGCTTCTGAACGTAGTTTTCTTCCACAATCGACGATTTATAATTGGAGCTGTGGTCACTTTTCAAAGCCACTTCTTACTCCAGTGGATGATAGCGAAGATATAGTTGCTAGAAGAGAAAAAAACGAGAAGCAAGCGCTAGACCACATTGTGAAATGTCAACACTCTGGTTGGTATATTCAACTGATGGGTGTTGTCCCTTATCTTTTCTCTCATGCTTCTCATTTTGACAAACAACTTCATGATTTGAACCATACCATGTTTTTCAGCTGTGAGTAAACTGCATAATCAAATTGCTGGTTGGGATACCAAATTTATGACTGGCACCAAGACTGCGCTGTTACAGCCCTTCTCACCTGTTGTAATTGCTTCAGATGAAAATGAAAAGATTAGGTGGGTAAAATTGTTGCAAGCTGGCACTATATGTTTCACTAATTGATTGGATGTGTGATTGAATTATGGTCAACGTTTCAGTTTTGTGGTGCAAATGCTTTTGTTGTCTAGAATATGTTTTTGGAAAGGCTGATCATATAGGAATTTTGTAACTGTACTTTTGTAATGGAGGGGTTTTCTTTTGGTAGCTGTTTGTTAGGTTTGGAGTTCATGTATCCTCTTAGCTGACTTTTTAACTGTACATCATTGTTTCATTATTGGGCCGTCTCTTCTAATTAGTGTGAGGTCAACATGGGGTCAAAAGTATTTTATATAAACTATTGTTATTATCTTGGTGAAATAGTGTTGATTAAACATAAAGATGAAGCTAAGTTTGACTTTCTTCATCAGGAAAATACAGCATATTAAGAAGCATGTGCATGAACCTAAGTTGAAGTACAACAGAGGTTTTTTATGTTTTCTTGAGCACTACATTACTTATCAATTTTAGGGGATGTAGATTGAAATGAAGTATGGATGGCAATGTGAGTTATTTGTCGAGATGTTCAAGATAATTTTTTCTTTGCATATGTTGGTTTATGGGCAATGTGATCGTAAAAGTGCTCGTCCTACGAGGAATCACGCAGACTATATCGGTGCTTAACCTGCCTCATGATCAATCAACTTTTGATGGACTTGCCTTCTATCTTTCGTGATTTTTTAACTTAATGTGAACACAT
This is a stretch of genomic DNA from Primulina eburnea isolate SZY01 chromosome 11, ASM2296580v1, whole genome shotgun sequence. It encodes these proteins:
- the LOC140804790 gene encoding regulatory-associated protein of TOR 1-like isoform X1; the encoded protein is MALGDLMAASRFSQSSAAVSNHLEEFSSNDNHVDEDGERSVYSSISVDNNSNNAGDFSETASSSYVAMTTTTSMAYLPQTLVLCEFRHDGFEECVPSDSGLVSKWRPKDRMKTGCVALVLCLNISVDPPDVIKISPCARMECWIDPFTMAPQKALETIGRTLNQQYERWQPKARYKISLDPTVDEIKKLCTTCRKYAKSERVLFHYNGHGVPKPTPNGEIWLFNKSYTQYIPLPISDLDSWLKTPSIYVFDCSAAGMIVSSFIELQECGTSSSGPSTRDCILLAACEAHETLPQSVEFPADIFTACLTTPIKMALRWFCTRSLLHESFDYSLIDKIPGRQTDRKTLLGELNWIFTAVTDTIAWNVLPRELFQKLFRQDLLVASMFRNFLLAERIMRSANCSPISYPVLPPTHQHHMWDAWDMAAEICLSQLPALVEDPNAEFQPSPFFTEQLTAFEVWLDHGSEYKKPPEQLPIVLQVLLSQCHRFRALVLLGRFLDMGPWAVDLALSVGIFPYVLKLLATTTPELRQILVFIWTKILALDKSCQVDLVKDGGHTYFIKFLDSVEAYPEQRAMAAFVLAVIVDGHRRGQEVCIEAGLIHVCLKNLQSSSPNEAQTEPLFLQWICLCLGKLWEDFLEAQIIGLQADALAVVEPLLSEPQPEVRAAAVFSLGTLLDFGFDASRDGLEDENCDDDEKIKAEAGIVKSLLSVVSDGSPLVRAEVAVALARFSFGHNKHIKSVAAAYWKPQSNSVLTTLPSFAINGSGSGYTSLVHYMAHGSRVPTPVGPLLRVGNDSQAVTRDGRVSSGSPLATSGIMHGSPLSDDSSQHSDSGALNDFVSNGVVNHSRRRPLDNSLYSQCVLAMCTLAKDPSPRVASLGRRVLSIIGIEQVVTKSVKTTGGSAHPNELSTTASTSLSGLARSSSWFELNGGGRLPLTFRTPPVSPPRPSYMTGIRRVSSLDFRPHLMNPPDSGLADSLLGSSGLSGASERSFLPQSTIYNWSCGHFSKPLLTPVDDSEDIVARREKNEKQALDHIVKCQHSAVSKLHNQIAGWDTKFMTGTKTALLQPFSPVVIASDENEKIRVWNYEEATLLNSFNNHDYPDKGVSKLCLVNELDENLLLVASNDGNVRIWKNFTSKGEQKLVTAFASIHGHKPGVRAVNAVVDWQQQSGYLFASGEISSIAAWDLDKEQLVSTIPLTSDSSISALAVSQVHGGQFAAGFVDGYVRLYDIRTPEMLVSETRPHTQRVERVVGMGFQPGLEPAKLVSASQAGNIQFLDMRAAKKTYLTIEAHRGSLTALAVHRHAPLIASGSAKQFIKIFNLRGNQLGTIRYHPTFMAQKIGSVNCLTFHPYQVLLAAGAADSCVSIYADEISPPR
- the LOC140804790 gene encoding regulatory-associated protein of TOR 1-like isoform X2, translated to MALGDLMAASRFSQSSAAVSNHLEEFSSNDNHVDEDGERSVYSSISVDNNSNNAGDFSETASSSYVAMTTTTSMAYLPQTLVLCEFRHDGFEECVPSDSGLVSKWRPKDRMKTGCVALVLCLNISVDPPDVIKISPCARMECWIDPFTMAPQKALETIGRTLNQQYERWQPKARYKISLDPTVDEIKKLCTTCRKYAKSERVLFHYNGHGVPKPTPNGEIWLFNKSYTQYIPLPISDLDSWLKTPSIYVFDCSAAGMIVSSFIELQECGTSSSGPSTRDCILLAACEAHETLPQSVEFPADIFTACLTTPIKMALRWFCTRSLLHESFDYSLIDKIPGRQTDRKTLLGELNWIFTAVTDTIAWNVLPRELFQKLFRQDLLVASMFRNFLLAERIMRSANCSPISYPVLPPTHQHHMWDAWDMAAEICLSQLPALVEDPNAEFQPSPFFTEQLTAFEVWLDHGSEYKKPPEQLPIVLQVLLSQCHRFRALVLLGRFLDMGPWAVDLALSVGIFPYVLKLLATTTPELRQILVFIWTKILALDKSCQVDLVKDGGHTYFIKFLDSVEAYPEQRAMAAFVLAVIVDGHRRGQEVCIEAGLIHVCLKNLQSSSPNEAQTEPLFLQWICLCLGKLWEDFLEAQIIGLQADALAVVEPLLSEPQPEVRAAAVFSLGTLLDFGFDASRDGLEDENCDDDEKIKAEAGIVKSLLSVVSDGSPLVRAEVAVALARFSFGHNKHIKSVAAAYWKPQSNSVLTTLPSFAINGSGSGYTSLVHYMAHGSRVPTPVGPLLRVGNDSQAVTRDGRVSSGSPLATSGIMHGSPLSDDSSQHSDSGALNDFVSNGVVNHSRRRPLDNSLYSQCVLAMCTLAKDPSPRVASLGRRVLSIIGIEQVVTKSVKTTGGSAHPNELSTTASTSLSGLARSSSWFELNGGRLPLTFRTPPVSPPRPSYMTGIRRVSSLDFRPHLMNPPDSGLADSLLGSSGLSGASERSFLPQSTIYNWSCGHFSKPLLTPVDDSEDIVARREKNEKQALDHIVKCQHSAVSKLHNQIAGWDTKFMTGTKTALLQPFSPVVIASDENEKIRVWNYEEATLLNSFNNHDYPDKGVSKLCLVNELDENLLLVASNDGNVRIWKNFTSKGEQKLVTAFASIHGHKPGVRAVNAVVDWQQQSGYLFASGEISSIAAWDLDKEQLVSTIPLTSDSSISALAVSQVHGGQFAAGFVDGYVRLYDIRTPEMLVSETRPHTQRVERVVGMGFQPGLEPAKLVSASQAGNIQFLDMRAAKKTYLTIEAHRGSLTALAVHRHAPLIASGSAKQFIKIFNLRGNQLGTIRYHPTFMAQKIGSVNCLTFHPYQVLLAAGAADSCVSIYADEISPPR